Proteins encoded within one genomic window of Pectobacterium araliae:
- the fghA gene encoding S-formylglutathione hydrolase: MNSSLELLEEHRMFGGWQQRYRHVSETLNTAMTFSIYLPPTQDDTPPPVLYWLSGLTCNDENFTTKAGAQRVAAELGLVLVMPDTSPRGEGVADDAGYDLGQGAGFYVNATQAPWSAHYRMYDYISSELPALIQQHFNVNSRQSISGHSMGGHGALMLALRNPEKFLSASAFAPIVNPSQVPWGRKALTAYLGEDETQWLQYDSCHLLANSQKKLPILVDQGDCDQFLPDQLQPAKLEELASQYTWPLTLRTQSGYDHSYFFIASFIEDHLRFHANYLFDE; the protein is encoded by the coding sequence ATGAACTCATCACTGGAACTGCTGGAAGAACACCGTATGTTTGGCGGCTGGCAACAGCGCTACCGCCATGTGTCAGAAACGCTGAACACGGCTATGACGTTCAGCATTTATCTGCCACCGACACAGGATGACACTCCGCCGCCCGTGCTTTACTGGCTGTCTGGGTTAACCTGTAACGACGAAAATTTCACGACTAAAGCTGGCGCACAGCGCGTTGCCGCTGAACTGGGTCTGGTGCTGGTGATGCCGGACACCAGCCCGCGCGGCGAGGGTGTAGCGGACGACGCTGGGTACGATCTGGGCCAAGGCGCGGGATTCTATGTGAATGCCACGCAGGCGCCCTGGTCGGCACATTACCGGATGTATGACTACATCAGCAGCGAATTACCCGCGCTGATCCAGCAGCATTTTAACGTGAATAGCCGTCAGTCCATCAGTGGGCATTCGATGGGCGGACACGGTGCGCTAATGTTGGCGTTGCGTAACCCAGAGAAATTCCTGTCTGCATCGGCGTTCGCGCCGATCGTAAACCCCAGTCAGGTTCCCTGGGGGCGCAAGGCGCTCACTGCCTACCTCGGTGAAGACGAAACACAGTGGTTGCAGTATGACAGCTGTCATTTGCTGGCAAATAGCCAGAAGAAGCTGCCAATATTGGTCGATCAGGGCGATTGCGATCAGTTCCTGCCCGACCAATTACAACCGGCTAAACTGGAAGAGTTGGCAAGCCAGTACACATGGCCGCTAACGCTGCGGACACAGTCCGGCTATGATCACAGCTATTTCTTCATCGCCAGCT